TATAGTTTTTGAATAAAACTGTAACGGACAATTTTTGCAAAATGACACCTCAATGCGTTAATAGATgaaattaagatggtatgaaaTGAGCACCTGCATTCCCTTATATCAACAAAAATTCATTGCTTAAAACATAGCATTGTTTCTGCGAGTACTCCAAATGCATGCCACTTCACcgacatatttttctttttcctcctgcAAGGAAAcccataataataaattatgaaaAAGCTGCAATATATCAGTAGTTAAAAGGTATTTCCCATGTTCATAATAATCTTCAAATTATGTGCAAAACCTTGCAAATGGTGTAAAACCGAGCAGATCATGAAAGAAGCCTCTTAACTGTCGATATAATTACTACCTAAaaataaaatctgaatctgtgaaGCATACCTTCCAGGTGCGAGGCTGCTCCCAAACTTGGCAtgtggtagagagagagagagagagagagagagagagagagagagagatccatCGAACCGCTAGTCCCCTATAAAAGGTTGCATGGCACCTGATGAAAGTCGTAATTAGATAACTTTAATCAGATAAGCGGCTGAGATCCAACGGTACACTTCCGTGGCAAAATCCAAATATGTTAAAGAGTCAgccgagcttttttttttttttttagtaaaagAGATAGgaagggaggggagggggagcggCGAACCTCCCCcgcatagcagcccccactAGCCCCTCCTTCCACAAGAAAATATTTGATGCAGGCCGTAAGTTTCCGCGTACCCTCTCAGACCTATGGGCTCTTCTCATTGTGCTCATCACTtatgtgtgagtacgtcaccccagcgctACCTCGGTACCAGTGGACTAGTAGCGCTCCCACCGACAGCATCTAGGTGTGGGGCATCTGGTCtccaaatttaatcgacgctcgTGTGTTTTGAACCTGGACCACCCCGATGGAAGCCAACGCTCCGTTCCATctgtgctaccaccttggtggcggtCGAGTAATCTTTGCAGTTACATGTGGTTCAAGTGGCCAATAAAAGGAGGGACaattctttttctccttctcctctcagCACCAAGAAGGCAATCTGTGGCAGACCTGCAAAGGTCAATTAGACCGGTCCACCTCCTCTAGAGGACTGTTCCTTCGTTGCTTTGTCAATTTGCTTGCTTTTGCTTCCGCCGACTGCACCTATACAAAAGTAGCATGAGCAGTCATTAtaccaatataataataataataataataacaacaacaacaataataataataataatattgagCTATGTTCGAGAGTTTATAAGCTATTGCAAAGTCTGTGATTCTGATCGGAAACATTTCTTTCCCCCCTTCATTTGTGACTAGAGCTAATAAAAGATTTTTCTGCTAATGGTAACCTTCCAAGTGCCAAACATGCCGGGAGATTCTAGATAAGATTGCCCCttgatttatttctttctcAATGAGAGATCATCACCAATATTTACAATATttacaaagattttttttcgtACAATAGTAGCTCACGTTAATCTAGTATGGGTACTACCAGCAGagtcaagaaaaataaaatgacaCATGGGTGAAGGGGCAGAATCGAACCTTGTCCAAAAGACCTCTTTCGAATGATGAGTTATAAAAAAAGCAACCCAATCAGCAACTATATTCACCTCCTGATAAACATGAGCAATTAGTGAAGAAGTTTAGAATGAGCATGTGGGTTTCTCTTGTTGGTCGAACTTATTCAATCAATTTTCTCTTTTTGGTTGAACTTATCCTGGGCATCAGCTGAAACATGTATCTCCATTATGGCGTCAGACACCTTGGGTTCATTCAAAGAAACATGGGCTCGACACAGCTAGGCAAAAAGTTTATCCGACTTATTTAGCTCGtagaatttttttattagaatatttttaaaaaaattgacatCTAGATATATGATATTTGGAaaagtgattttttttatatgtttgaTTGACCATGTGAAAGCAATATATTTTAGAATGGCTTatttttggttgagcatcttcttttctaaaaaaaaaaatagcataaaGTACCTAttatacttttaataaaaaaaaagatattacttcattctatctaaaagtttaatgatattttgaaaaaaaaaattctaattttaagCTGGTGGAAAAATgactgttctaatgttctatatagattttttttcatcaaatatataaattttatatttttaaggaAAATtgctttttcatctttttcttaaaaactCTAATAAAATATGAgacattttttaatttttctattaactacatctttctcctcttcttcatgcGAACCAAAAGGGACGATTAATTGAGATGATTGAATGAATGAAGCTTAAACATAGCCCGCCAATTCACAAAAAAGCTCAATTCAAATCATTCAATGAGACAAGATTGAACCGAGGATGCACCAATTCATAAAAACAtgcagaaagtttttttttttaagatcattTTTGAATTCTATTTATCTATTATTTGAAGCATCGGACTTTAGATTTTGGATAGTAAATTAGTAATTCAAGCTTTTTAGATTAAAGTATCTAAGCCCAAAATACCAacctaaattttaaatttttatcatttattcggttcaaatttcaaatttttattatttatctgAGTCAAATGGATCATCGAGTTCTCGGTTTATCTGATTCGGATGATTCATTCGATTTTGACCGATTTTTAACCAATTTGATTTAAGAGATATATCGGATCGGTTAGTCAATCGATGTCCGGTACAGCTGGTTGAAGCTGCCGGTCAGATCCAGTCTGCAACATGTAGCgtcttaatttcttcttcaTGAGGCCCACCGTACCACCGGAGTTACACCGTGCAAGTACTGCGGGAAACCTCACATGGCCTACCTCAAGCCATCATCTAATTGACCACAGTCACCTCACGCGATGGCAAGCCTATCCTCTCGTACATCTGTCACCGTTAGCGGCAGATGCGAGAAAGCACGTGAGAAGGGAAAAAAGAGAATAATGCTACGACAGTGACCGGCTCCTATATTTAatcccgaggaggaggagctgaagaggagaaaaagaggaagaataggGGCGGTCATTATGCTGAGCGCCATATCGATGATGATGCGGCCGTCATGCGCCTCCACCGCCACAAGCTCTCTCCCCGCCCGCCCCATTCCGGGCAGCTACGGCCTTCCCTTAATTGGCCCCCTCAAAGATCGCCTCGACTACTTCTGGTTCCAAGGCCCCGAGACCTTCTTCCGGAGCCGCATGGCCACACACAAGAGCACCGTCTTCCGCACCAACATGCCGCCGACCTTCCCCTTCTTCGTCGGCGTCGACTCCCGCGTCGTCGCCCTCCTCGACTGCTCCTCCTTCTCCGCCCTCTTCGACCCCTCCCTCGTCGACAAGCGCAACGTCCTCGTCGGTGACTACATGCCCAGCCTCGACTTCACCGGCAACACCCGCGTGGTCGTCTACCTCGACCCCTCCGAGCCCGGCCACTCCCCCGTCAAGAGCTTCTGCCTCGACCTCCTCAAGTCCAGCGCCAAAGTCTGGGTCTCCGAGTTCCTCCGCAACCTGGACCTCATGCTCGCCTCCATCGAATCCGACGTCGCCAAGAACGGCTCCGCCGGCTTCGTCATCCCCTTGCAGAAATgcatcttttctttcctttgcaTCAGTCTCATCGGCGCCGACCCGTCGGCTTCTCCGGACGTCGGTGAGCTAGGCTTCGCCATGCTCGACAAGTGGCTTGCTCTCCAGCTTCTTCCCACCACCAAGGTTGGGGTCATCCCTCAGCCTCTAGAGGAGCTCCTTCTGCACTCATTCCCTTTCCCCTTCTTCCTCGTCAGTGGCGCCTACCGGAAGCTCTACGAGTTCGTGGAGAAGGGCGGCCAAGAAGTGATCGAGAGAGCGGAGAAAGACTACGGGCTCAAAAAAGATGAGGCCATCCACAATATCCTATTCGTCCTCGGATTCAACGCCTTCGGCGGCTTCTCCGTCTTCCTGCCCTCGCTCATAACCACTGTGGGGAGGGATAAGACGGGACTGCAAGGGAAGCTCAGAGAGGAGGTGCGGAGAGTGATGCAGAGCAGAGGGGAGAGCGTGCTGAGCTTCGAGGCGGCCCGGGAGATGGAGCTGGTCCGGTCTACGGTCTACGAGGTGCTCCGGCTGAACCCGCCGGTCCCGCTCCAGTACGGGCGGGCGCGGGCCGGGTTCGAGCTAAAATCCCACGAGTGCTCGTACCGGGTGGAGAAGGGGGAGCTGCTCTGCGGCTACCAGCCGCTGGCGATGCGGGACCCGGTGGTGTTCGACCGGCCGGAGGATTTCGTGCCGGACCGGTTCCTGGGGAGCGCCGGGAAAGAGCTGCTCAATTATTTGTTCTGGTCCAATGGGCCCCAGACGGGCACGCCAACGCCGGCCAACAAGCAATGCGCGGCCAAGGACTACGTGGTGGAAACGGCGTGCCTCCTCGTGGCCGAGATTGTTAACCGCTACGATGAGTTTGTCTGCGACGAGTCCGTCAACGTTACCAAGCTGGTCAAAAAAGAGTAGAGAAGGGTAAATGAATAAAGTTAGAAAGTCtgtattatttttttcctttgcgTAACTCTGCTGCTTTTGAAATTTCATTAACGGCATTTTTCCGTTATAATGGAATCCACGAAAGCTCTTATTGCCCGCTACAACGGATACAGTGACCATTATTTGCTCTATTTTCTGTGATCTAAAATTATTTAGTATAATATAACAATGACAAAATGGTAAATAATGGAGGCTAATAACTTCGCGGGGGCACAAAAACGAGAGAAAAATTTGAATCTGGGAAAATATTATTTAGTTAAGGAAATAGTGCAAAcacaattaataaatattaatttcccTACATAAGGACTGTTATGCAGAATAGTTTTTAAATAAGTAACTCTGTGCGGGccctacatatatgtatatacatacaaacTGTTATAACGGCCGCTATCAGGACCAGGGTTGGTTTGTCTTCTTTTGCTTGTGGGCATGGGGTGTTTTCTGCGGTGCTTGGGGGGATGCGTGTGCCTCGTGAGTTTTGTCGTTCGCTCTGAGGATATGTTATCCGTGAGGTGCCCAggatttgatattatttgaggTGTGCATCAATGGATTTGCTTATGATATTATTGGACTTGCTAGCCTTTCGGACACCACAGGAGAGGTATAGCTGTGTATTTGGGGTGCGCGTTGCATGTTTATTGTCTTCAATTTTTATTCTGTAAACTAGACGGGTCGCTGCATGTCATCCAGAGATTTTATCTGGTACGCTTCTATTgtacttagaaaaaaaaaaaaaaaaaaaaagactagacGGGTCATACATACAGCTAATGCGGACAGGGTGCTGAAAGCTCTGTTACAACACGTGTTACTTGCTGGGCTTGAAGTAAAAAGATCTTGCTCAAGAAAATATGTACAGTGTCGTATCTGTCAAGTGGCTTACTGTTTTGCGTTTGATACATACACGTTTGCTTGCTTAATTTGCGTACGGCACATGCCACAACTTTTTCCGCAGAAAAGATTATCAAGATAGCAAAGGTCGTAACTTGATGTGTAAGATGTTGCTTGATTTAAATTCTAAGTGAAATGCTTAGAAAAAAGGGCTCAAAAAATATGCTAAAAAAATATGTAGATTAGCAAAGGTATTAATAGGAAGCCTCTAAGTAGAATTTGACTAGGAGAAAGGATGATCCACACGATGTGGGGCATTTGGCTTTAAGTAGAATTGAAGGGTAAATGAGGAAACATGGTAGATGAGGACGCAATGAGTGTATGGATATGAATTTCCAAGGTTCACTTTTGTTGAGAAAAATATGTTGGGATCCATGcaggcgtatgtttagtcctacattggttattcgttggatagatcttgcgtaattatataggatcaagaaatccaaataatatcttctcgctagccattttggatgaggtcttgggttgcTACAAACATatcttcttatattttttttgtagaagCAGACAAAGATTTTCTACGGAATCATCAATTTTTTTCCAAGATTGACGTCGTTCAAACATGTATTTGTTAGCTTAAAGCTTAAGATCGACATAGCAACAGGTTGAATCATATGGGTTAGAGTCAATAATCACTAGCATTAAGCCAGCTCTACATCTAATTAATAGGTTCGAACGGCAAACACAAATCTGACTTaattatctactgaatagataATATGACTAATTACATGCAGCAAATTTTGATTATGCGTTTTTCTCTAGTTGCTGATCATCCTTAGAGATGGGTACGAGCGACCAGAGTTCGAGCTCCACCTCCATCTGATTTTATTTGAaagttttcttcttttaacttctcaaagggaaaaaaaaaaaaaggctattgAAGATCGAATCTAGtataacaaatttgacttatATAAACTtgcttatgaaccaatataatGACCATCCCAAACAGACATAGATTACTTAAGTAGTTCTTTTGTCGCCTATTGCTCCGTGAAACTGGAGTTGGTACATGCATCTATATCGACATAAACGTGACAAGCATACATAACTAACAATGCAACAAGTCATTACTACTAGGGTAGCTAGAATAGATGCCAAATCTGACTTTGTACCAATCTTATGTGTCTTAAAAAAATTCTTGATTCTCcaaactgaaattgaaaaaTGAATTAATTgagcataaatatttttttattaaaaaagagagggagatcCAGCTTCATTATAATTATAAAGGTCCAAATCTACACTATATTAATTTTGCCTATCTAAAGAATATTATTTGatataaaaacaaaattttgttATATAACAATGCCTAGctttgaaaataaaaacatgTCACATAACCAACCTCAATCCTGTCTCACATCTAAATCCCATAGTTACATTTCAAATGCCCTAAATTCATTTATCTCTTTTTAAAAActaatttctctctctatcaaACTATTTCTTTTTATCTCTATCTTCATCTCAAACAATCTTATCCATCTCCAATCTCCAATCTCTATCTCATATTTTAGttctttaattttaatttcattttatatattcaatattatttaatATGTCTTATCTAATCTTATTTTTTGGGACTAAATATGTGTCACTTCAACTTGTATCCTAGCTATTAGAACTGCACacttaaaaaattcaaatccaCGAAAGCTGATTGCTAAATAAAAAGGTATGACCAGGCAAACCTCAATTCATAATCAAATTTAAAGATCGTACACCCTGCCAACTTATGTACCTTAAAGATCGTACACCCTGCTCAAAGCAACATAATGGTAGTTCGATGGAACTTGCATCAAAGAAAGGCAGAACTTTTTTCATGTGACAAGGAAAAGCAGAACTCAAATAGGTAAAAAAGCCTTTAATTTTGGACGACCACATCATAGCCTTACATGCCAAGCAAGTGGGTCGACGGCCCAGAGGCCTGTGAAGGTGGAGAGACGAGGGGCTAAACAATCGCCGAGACGGCCCATGCAGAGGATCATATGCCCCACCCGCCACGTCGGTTTCCAATGGCATCCGTTCCTTATGGTTGGAGGATTGCCAAAGGGAATCTGACCAAAGGAGCAGTCGACATCATTGAGATCGAGAAAAATGGGTATTTTGCTGGGAATTTTCTCTCTCATAGAAAAATGAAGATTATGAATTGATTTCTCACAAGAAAATGGTGAAGGAAGCAAACCATCTTCCGGAAGTTGGCCAACCCCCAATGTATTCGAGATGGCCCTTGAGGATCTACTGAAAACTGAATGTGGTTTTTCGGTCTGCTGCGAAGCGAAAAAGCTCAGCATCAATGGTGTTCAGGATTCATGCAGTGCCTGATGATTACTTCTCAGTGCATTTGCTGAGTTCATATGATAATAAAGACAAATGTTAAATACTCTGTAATGTAGTGGAGGTTGGATTAAGGCGAATGCCGAGGCTGCATTTGGAGACCAAATGGTTAACcagaaggtacatagatttaattttttgtaATCATCCACTAATAAGCTAAATAGCGAGTAAAATTACTTGTTGCTTGGTTGACAAAAGCGAAGGATAGTAAAAAGTGATATTAGAAAATGGCTCTCAGGATGCATTTACCGCTTTGGGAGCATACCATTacccaaatttttatttttctttcgtcGGGGTAAAACTGGCTTTGATTTGTCCTTCTCGTTCACAACAAGCCAGAAATtacccttcttttttctttcttttatttttattttttcagcaaATGAATCATGGGAATGCatctaaaaaatttaaaatacagCATATTTCGGAGCACGCTAGACAGTTCACTTTTTTCAACTTAAAACATGTGTTTAGAGTAGTTAGCCATTTTTTAATCTACACAAGGTCCTTAAAACACTTAATCAATGTAcccgggaaaaaaaaaaaactttaactttttgatgcaaaaaaaaaaacttcatcaAGGCATACAGATGttttaattataataaataaataaaatgctgAGGTAAATAGAATGTGGTTGTCGACAGCAGGGTTCGAGCCTGCGCGGGCCGAATCCAACAAATAATTTCGACTAACTTTTCCTGAAAGTAATCATCCAGCTTCACCGACGACCGGAAGTCTTTTCCAGATTCGAAATCACAAGCCC
This is a stretch of genomic DNA from Phoenix dactylifera cultivar Barhee BC4 chromosome 9, palm_55x_up_171113_PBpolish2nd_filt_p, whole genome shotgun sequence. It encodes these proteins:
- the LOC103700822 gene encoding probable inactive linolenate hydroperoxide lyase — its product is MLSAISMMMRPSCASTATSSLPARPIPGSYGLPLIGPLKDRLDYFWFQGPETFFRSRMATHKSTVFRTNMPPTFPFFVGVDSRVVALLDCSSFSALFDPSLVDKRNVLVGDYMPSLDFTGNTRVVVYLDPSEPGHSPVKSFCLDLLKSSAKVWVSEFLRNLDLMLASIESDVAKNGSAGFVIPLQKCIFSFLCISLIGADPSASPDVGELGFAMLDKWLALQLLPTTKVGVIPQPLEELLLHSFPFPFFLVSGAYRKLYEFVEKGGQEVIERAEKDYGLKKDEAIHNILFVLGFNAFGGFSVFLPSLITTVGRDKTGLQGKLREEVRRVMQSRGESVLSFEAAREMELVRSTVYEVLRLNPPVPLQYGRARAGFELKSHECSYRVEKGELLCGYQPLAMRDPVVFDRPEDFVPDRFLGSAGKELLNYLFWSNGPQTGTPTPANKQCAAKDYVVETACLLVAEIVNRYDEFVCDESVNVTKLVKKE